The following coding sequences are from one Heptranchias perlo isolate sHepPer1 chromosome 13, sHepPer1.hap1, whole genome shotgun sequence window:
- the LOC137331305 gene encoding type-1 angiotensin II receptor-like, with translation MQKMAENTSIFHNLLSDLAQDKGETMPNNSMGNGSVAANQTICITGGRHDYIFLMIPVIYSIIFVVGVLGNSMVVVIIYCYLKLMTVANIFLLNLALADLIFVVTLPFWAAYVAMEFRWPFGVFLCKMSATVVLLNMNASVFLITCLSIDRYLAIVHPMKSRTRRTLVHARMVCIMVWILAGFASLPAMFFREVSYYDGWNKTICAFHYPTEHKNHWVFGLALLKSLLAFLIPLLVILICYSLIVKSLVQAYQIERSKPASNEAFKLIVAVVASFILCWLPFQVFTFLDVLSRLDVIKNCHIPEIVDTSIPFTICMAYFNSCLNPILYGIVGRNFRAKFFLLLRCMPPEIRSHPSLSTKMSSLSYRTIESLNVMTMQSASSKEM, from the coding sequence ATGCAGAAGATGGCTGAAAACACCAGCATATTTCACAACTTACTATCCGACCTTGCACAGGACAAGGGGGAGACCATGCCAAACAATTCCATGGGGAATGGCTCAGTGGCGGCCAACCAGACCATTTGCATAACTGGCGGGAGGCACGATTACATCTTCCTTATGATCCCTGTCATATACAGCATTATATTTGTGGTGGGAGTTTTGGGAAACAGCATGGTCGTGGTCATCATTTATTGCTACCTGAAGCTGATGACGGTCGCGAACATCTTTTTGCTGAACCTGGCGCTGGCCGACCTGATCTTTGTGGTCACTTTACCGTTCTGGGCGGCCTATGTGGCCATGGAGTTCCGCTGGCCCTTTGGCGTCTTCCTGTGCAAGATGAGTGCCACCGTCGTGCTGCTGAACATGAACGCCAGCGTCTTCCTGATCACCTGTCTCAGCATTGACCGCTACCTCGCCATCGTGCATCCGATGAAATCGAGGACCAGGCGCACCTTAGTCCATGCTCGGATGGTTTGCATTATGGTTTGGATCCTGGCTGGCTTCGCAAGTCTGCCCGCCATGTTCTTCCGTGAAGTCAGTTACTACGACGGCTGGAATAAAACCATCTGTGCCTTTCATTATCCGACGGAGCACAAGAATCATTGGGTATTTGGCCTGGCTTTGCTGAAATCCCTTCTGGCGTTTCTAATTCCGCTGCTGGTCATTTTGATCTGTTACTCCCTAATCGTCAAGAGTCTGGTGCAGGCCTACCAGATTGAAAGAAGCAAGCCAGCAAGTAACGAAGCATTTAAACTGATTGTTGCTGTCGTGGCGTCCTTCATTTTGTGCTGGCTTCCCTTCCAGGTTTTCACTTTCTTGGATGTACTTTCCCGGTTGGACGTTATCAAAAATTGCCATATTCCTGAAATTGTTGACACTTCCATACCCTTTACAATCTGTATGGCTTACTTCAACAGTTGCCTGAACCCTATTCTCTACGGGATTGTTGGCCGCAATTTCAGAGCAAAGTTCTTCCTTCTTTTGAGGTGTATGCCCCCCGAGATCAGGTCCCACCCAAGTCTGTCGACCAAAATGAGCTCTTTATCTTACCGTACCATAGAATCCCTGAACGTAATGACCATGCAATCAGCCTCCTCAAAAGAGATGTAA